One Thermoanaerobacter pseudethanolicus ATCC 33223 DNA window includes the following coding sequences:
- a CDS encoding peptidoglycan DD-metalloendopeptidase family protein has product MDNQVMILKNRVKNIISRYLWKAVKPVLLTFLPYLIIMGLVILILLSIFGAAPKQMAEGKEKVKKYVESIKPEVISKYRQEENFQLPWGIVYAVEEYANGWSKDVDMTRVRRIAEGLKPEFEYMDYTEKIVTVRFEVNAEGNVTAKEEVAYVPVKLLTQVRTYEGIYVFEYQEVTDVKGNESRTYMALKGMEFYEDYSKLDAVIAGEIKTSFYSSYKRETKTIELSGGKLLWPVPSSHTVTSPFGMRFHPVTGTYKMHTGIDIAANTRDEIVAAADGVVTTSGPYGGYGNTVVIDHSGGISTLYAHNSQVLVKVGDVVKKGQKIALAGSTGIATGSHLHFEVRVSGTPVNPLGDINVPAGSVAVNDSIDRKFILETGIAFMKGDQNLEWLLGIGASKEYAAKPGRIPENLLPVFKEAGREYGIPWYVLAAIAFRESSFNPNAIGPYLPELKTRAVGMMQFLQSTFDEYAVDGNNNGTKSPFEPEDAVFTAARYLAANRDVYLRKGFNEDEALRYAVWHYNHAWWYVDQVMAIGEKYKNNYP; this is encoded by the coding sequence ATGGATAACCAGGTTATGATTCTTAAAAACAGAGTTAAAAACATAATATCAAGATACCTGTGGAAAGCTGTAAAACCTGTGCTCCTCACTTTTTTGCCCTACTTGATAATAATGGGTCTGGTAATACTTATACTTCTTTCAATTTTTGGTGCAGCTCCTAAACAGATGGCTGAAGGAAAAGAAAAGGTGAAGAAGTATGTGGAAAGCATTAAGCCGGAAGTAATATCAAAGTACAGGCAGGAAGAAAATTTTCAGCTGCCGTGGGGTATAGTTTATGCAGTTGAGGAGTATGCAAACGGCTGGAGCAAAGATGTTGATATGACAAGAGTCAGAAGAATAGCTGAAGGGCTTAAGCCGGAGTTTGAGTATATGGACTATACGGAGAAGATTGTAACAGTTAGATTTGAAGTTAATGCTGAGGGAAATGTGACTGCTAAGGAGGAAGTTGCTTATGTGCCTGTTAAACTGCTTACTCAGGTAAGAACTTATGAAGGGATTTATGTGTTTGAGTATCAAGAAGTGACCGATGTAAAAGGAAATGAATCACGCACATATATGGCTTTAAAAGGGATGGAGTTTTATGAGGACTATTCTAAACTGGATGCAGTAATAGCAGGAGAAATTAAAACAAGCTTTTACAGTAGTTATAAACGAGAAACTAAAACCATTGAGCTTTCTGGAGGAAAGCTTTTGTGGCCTGTTCCTTCAAGTCATACAGTAACATCGCCTTTTGGCATGAGGTTTCATCCAGTGACAGGAACATACAAAATGCACACGGGAATAGACATAGCGGCAAACACAAGAGATGAAATAGTTGCAGCAGCTGACGGTGTCGTGACAACATCAGGGCCTTATGGAGGGTATGGGAATACAGTGGTGATAGACCACAGCGGAGGCATTTCAACCTTGTATGCACACAACTCACAGGTGCTTGTTAAGGTTGGAGATGTTGTAAAGAAGGGACAGAAGATAGCACTGGCAGGAAGCACAGGTATTGCTACAGGGTCTCACCTTCACTTTGAGGTGAGAGTAAGCGGAACTCCTGTAAATCCTTTAGGAGATATAAATGTGCCGGCAGGGAGTGTTGCAGTAAATGACAGTATTGACAGAAAGTTTATTCTGGAGACGGGAATTGCTTTTATGAAAGGTGATCAAAACTTGGAGTGGCTGCTGGGCATTGGTGCGAGCAAAGAATATGCGGCAAAACCCGGCAGAATACCGGAAAATTTGCTCCCTGTGTTTAAAGAAGCAGGAAGAGAATACGGTATTCCGTGGTATGTGCTTGCAGCAATAGCTTTTAGAGAATCAAGTTTTAATCCAAACGCAATAGGTCCATATTTGCCTGAGCTGAAAACAAGGGCTGTGGGTATGATGCAGTTCCTGCAAAGTACATTTGACGAGTATGCTGTAGACGGCAACAACAATGGAACAAAAAGTCCTTTTGAGCCCGAAGATGCAGTTTTCACTGCTGCG